A genomic segment from Streptomyces antibioticus encodes:
- a CDS encoding 3-oxoacyl-ACP reductase: MADRYLRFTATAPGRALTRRLGLPQPAALRRWTVEHPSLTGSLVHLTAGESALALAPVLTRTGLPVGDAGAADSPAAVVLDASGVRDVGSLAAVHAALHPVVRSVAASGRIVVLGAPLDAGDHHQAAAQQALEGFVRSLGKEIGRGRTVNLVRLTDAEAAWSTLDFLLSPRSAYVSGQVIEVGAHPDGPPETGDRPLAGRTALVTGGARGIGEAVAETLARDGATVVVLDVPQAEADARRVAERLGGRALTLDITAADAGERIAAELPDGLDVLIHNAGITRDRRLANMPAERWSSVLDVNLASVLRTTDALLAKGTLRRGGRIVATASIAGLAGNAGQTNYGASKAGIAGLVRALAPRAAAEHGVTVNAVAPGFIETRMTAAVPLFIREAGRRMNSLAQGGLPVDVAETTAWLAHPASGAVNGQVVRVCGQSLLGA; encoded by the coding sequence ATGGCCGACCGCTATCTGCGCTTCACCGCCACCGCACCCGGCCGGGCCCTCACCCGAAGGCTCGGCCTTCCGCAACCGGCGGCGCTCAGGCGCTGGACCGTCGAACACCCGTCCCTCACAGGCTCCTTGGTGCACCTTACGGCCGGGGAGTCCGCTCTCGCCCTCGCGCCCGTCCTCACCCGCACCGGACTCCCGGTGGGTGACGCCGGCGCGGCCGACAGCCCGGCTGCCGTCGTTCTCGACGCCTCCGGTGTACGGGACGTCGGCTCCCTCGCCGCGGTGCACGCGGCGCTGCACCCGGTCGTACGGTCCGTCGCGGCGAGCGGCCGGATCGTGGTGCTCGGCGCGCCGCTCGACGCCGGGGACCACCACCAGGCGGCCGCGCAGCAGGCCCTGGAGGGGTTCGTACGGTCCCTCGGCAAGGAGATCGGGCGGGGCAGGACGGTCAACCTGGTCCGACTGACGGACGCGGAGGCCGCGTGGTCCACGCTGGACTTCCTGCTGTCCCCCAGGTCCGCCTACGTCAGCGGGCAGGTGATCGAGGTGGGTGCCCACCCCGACGGCCCCCCGGAGACAGGGGACCGTCCGCTCGCCGGGCGGACCGCGCTCGTCACCGGCGGGGCGCGCGGCATCGGTGAGGCCGTCGCCGAGACGCTGGCGCGGGACGGCGCGACGGTCGTCGTCCTCGACGTGCCGCAGGCCGAGGCGGACGCCCGGCGGGTCGCCGAACGGCTCGGCGGACGGGCCCTCACGCTCGACATCACCGCCGCCGACGCCGGTGAGCGGATCGCCGCCGAACTCCCCGACGGGCTCGACGTGTTGATCCACAACGCCGGGATCACCCGGGACCGGCGGCTGGCCAACATGCCCGCCGAGCGCTGGAGTTCGGTGCTCGACGTCAACCTCGCGAGCGTGCTGCGCACCACGGACGCGCTGCTCGCCAAGGGCACCCTGCGGCGCGGCGGGCGGATCGTGGCCACCGCGTCCATCGCCGGTCTCGCCGGGAACGCCGGGCAGACCAACTACGGGGCGAGCAAGGCCGGGATCGCCGGTCTGGTGCGGGCGCTGGCGCCGCGCGCGGCCGCCGAGCACGGGGTGACCGTGAACGCGGTCGCGCCCGGGTTCATCGAGACGAGGATGACGGCGGCGGTACCGCTGTTCATCCGCGAGGCCGGACGCCGGATGAACTCCCTTGCGCAGGGCGGACTTCCGGTGGACGTCGCCGAGACCACCGCCTGGCTCGCCCACCCGGCGTCCGGCGCGGTGAACGGACAGGTCGTGCGGGTGTGCGGCCAGAGCCTGCTGGGGGCGTGA
- a CDS encoding MaoC/PaaZ C-terminal domain-containing protein produces MTTLRTAPSLGPLLARGALLSPFKRPGPGAAFDGEPLVLSGLRVDVDRLARYERVCGFTPGGDGLPLTYPHVLGFPSAMALMSGRAFPLPLLGLVHTSIEITRHRALPTTGTYELTVHVDHLAPHRRGTQASVVTELRKTGESAAVWESTSTYLARHRTTTATTDAHQEPDPLPAPLPVLDEWRLGGDVGRRYGAVSGDRNPIHLHPLTARLFGFPRAIAHGMWTVARCLAAHGTPPAVRAHADFRAPVLLPGTVAYAADGDRFELRRPGDDGRIHVSGRVEALG; encoded by the coding sequence ATGACCACCCTGCGCACCGCCCCGTCCCTGGGCCCGCTGCTGGCGCGCGGCGCCCTGCTCTCGCCCTTCAAGAGACCCGGTCCGGGCGCCGCCTTCGACGGGGAGCCGCTCGTGCTGTCCGGGCTGCGGGTCGACGTGGACCGGCTGGCCCGCTACGAGCGGGTGTGCGGCTTCACCCCGGGCGGCGACGGACTCCCGCTCACCTACCCGCATGTCCTGGGCTTCCCCTCAGCCATGGCCCTGATGAGCGGCCGCGCCTTCCCGCTTCCGCTCCTCGGCCTGGTCCACACGTCGATCGAGATCACCCGCCACCGCGCGCTCCCCACCACGGGCACCTACGAACTCACCGTGCACGTCGACCACTTGGCCCCCCACCGGCGCGGCACCCAGGCGTCGGTCGTCACCGAACTGCGGAAGACCGGGGAGAGCGCGGCGGTGTGGGAGTCGACCAGCACCTACCTCGCCCGGCACCGGACGACGACGGCCACCACCGACGCGCACCAGGAGCCGGATCCCCTTCCCGCGCCGCTCCCGGTGCTTGACGAATGGCGGCTCGGCGGCGATGTGGGACGGCGGTACGGGGCCGTGTCCGGCGACCGCAACCCCATCCATCTGCACCCGCTCACCGCCCGCCTCTTCGGCTTCCCCCGGGCCATCGCCCACGGCATGTGGACGGTCGCCCGCTGTCTCGCGGCCCACGGCACCCCACCGGCCGTCCGGGCTCACGCCGACTTCCGCGCACCGGTCCTGCTCCCGGGCACGGTGGCCTACGCGGCGGACGGCGACCGCTTCGAGCTGCGCCGGCCGGGGGACGACGGGCGGATCCATGTGAGCGGACGCGTGGAAGCGCTGGGGTGA
- a CDS encoding AMP-dependent synthetase/ligase gives MSTPYSTSADFDDAPPALVPPEIRRLDGAVREASVPALAQPVRHGSLADLPYDNSAAAPQSVVLSRKGPDGEWADITAERFAAQVQAAARGLIAEGLVPGDRIAIMARTTYEWTLLDFAAWAAGLVTVPVYPTSSVFQTRWILQDSGAVALVTETVAQAAALGPELDRLPDLRHVWVMEKGHVDRLTEAGDHIPDGEVAVRRGMLGPDTLATLIYTSGTTGRPKGCVLTHGNFFAEVDNAIELLSPVFKGADDDLSVLLFLPMSHVFGRMVAIACVRARVRLGHAPSLKAEDLLPDLAAFRPTCLLAIPYMLEKVYNSARAKAEAGGRVATFDRAAGVARRYGEAVEAHKTGTGSGPGATLRAARALYDPLVYRRIRAAMGGRVRHAICGGSPLGRSLSAFYLGAGIEIYEGYGLTETTGATTVTPPLQPRLGTVGWPMPGTRIRIAADGEILVAGEHVLRGYWDPAAGGVVSATPDGWLPTGDIGELDDEGYLTITGRKKELIITAGGKSVAPAPLENWLRSHPLISQALVLGDGRPYVTALLTLDPDGLTHWRAMNGKHPVPVELLLDDDELQTVLQRAVDDANKLVSRPESIRRFAVLPTDFTEFAGHLTPTMKLRRDRILRDFDEQVQGLYER, from the coding sequence GTGTCCACGCCGTACTCGACCTCCGCAGACTTCGACGACGCTCCTCCCGCCCTCGTACCGCCCGAGATCCGGCGGCTGGACGGTGCCGTACGGGAGGCGTCCGTGCCCGCGCTCGCGCAGCCGGTCAGGCACGGCTCGCTCGCCGATCTGCCCTACGACAACTCCGCCGCCGCGCCGCAGTCGGTGGTGCTCAGCCGCAAGGGTCCGGACGGGGAGTGGGCGGACATCACGGCGGAGCGGTTCGCCGCCCAGGTGCAGGCCGCGGCCCGGGGGCTGATCGCGGAGGGGCTCGTCCCCGGGGACCGGATCGCCATCATGGCCCGCACCACCTACGAGTGGACCCTGCTCGACTTCGCCGCCTGGGCGGCCGGCCTGGTCACCGTGCCCGTCTACCCCACGTCCTCGGTCTTCCAGACCCGCTGGATCCTCCAGGACTCGGGCGCGGTCGCCCTGGTCACCGAGACGGTCGCGCAGGCCGCCGCGCTCGGCCCCGAACTCGACCGGCTGCCCGACCTGCGGCATGTGTGGGTCATGGAGAAGGGGCACGTGGACCGGCTCACCGAGGCGGGCGACCACATACCGGACGGTGAAGTGGCCGTCCGGCGGGGCATGTTGGGCCCCGACACGCTCGCCACGCTCATCTACACCTCCGGCACCACCGGCCGCCCCAAGGGCTGTGTGCTCACCCACGGCAACTTCTTCGCCGAGGTCGACAACGCGATCGAACTTCTCTCGCCCGTCTTCAAGGGCGCCGACGACGACCTCTCGGTCCTGCTGTTCCTGCCGATGTCCCATGTCTTCGGCCGGATGGTCGCCATCGCCTGCGTCCGGGCCCGCGTCCGCCTCGGCCACGCGCCGAGCCTCAAGGCCGAGGACCTGCTGCCCGACCTGGCCGCCTTCCGGCCCACCTGCCTCCTCGCCATCCCCTACATGCTGGAGAAGGTCTACAACTCCGCCCGCGCGAAAGCCGAGGCGGGCGGCCGGGTCGCCACCTTCGACCGCGCGGCCGGTGTCGCCCGCCGCTACGGCGAGGCCGTCGAGGCCCACAAGACCGGCACCGGATCCGGTCCCGGCGCCACCCTGCGCGCCGCCCGCGCCCTCTACGACCCGCTGGTCTACCGCCGGATCCGCGCCGCGATGGGCGGCCGCGTCCGCCACGCCATCTGCGGCGGCTCACCGCTCGGCCGCAGCCTGTCCGCGTTCTACCTCGGCGCGGGCATCGAGATCTACGAGGGCTACGGCCTCACCGAGACCACCGGCGCCACCACGGTGACGCCCCCGCTGCAGCCCCGGCTCGGCACGGTCGGCTGGCCGATGCCCGGCACGCGCATCCGGATCGCGGCGGACGGCGAGATCCTCGTCGCCGGTGAGCACGTCCTGCGCGGCTACTGGGATCCGGCGGCGGGCGGGGTCGTCTCCGCCACCCCGGACGGCTGGCTGCCCACCGGGGACATCGGCGAGCTGGACGACGAGGGCTACCTCACGATCACCGGCCGCAAGAAGGAACTGATCATCACGGCGGGCGGCAAGAGCGTCGCGCCCGCGCCGCTGGAGAACTGGCTGCGTTCGCACCCCCTGATCTCCCAGGCCCTCGTCCTGGGCGACGGCCGCCCCTACGTCACCGCGCTCCTCACCCTCGACCCCGACGGCCTCACCCACTGGCGCGCGATGAACGGCAAGCATCCCGTCCCGGTCGAACTGCTCCTGGACGACGACGAGTTGCAGACGGTCCTGCAACGGGCCGTCGACGACGCCAACAAGCTCGTCTCCCGACCGGAGTCGATCCGCCGCTTCGCCGTCCTCCCGACGGACTTCACCGAATTCGCCGGCCACCTCACCCCGACGATGAAACTCCGCCGGGACCGCATCCTGCGGGACTTCGACGAACAGGTGCAGGGGCTGTACGAGAGATGA
- a CDS encoding acetyl-CoA C-acetyltransferase, translating to MSASEPTRLKLVEASSFSPSEPPRARRVAIVGGTRIPFARSDGPYATASNQEMLTAAVNGLAIRYGLDVPGVVGEVVTGAVLKHSRDFNLARETVLGSKLDARTPAYDIQQACGTGLQAVIAAANKIALGQTDSAIAGGADTASDAPLGVNDRLRRILLEARRAKSAGARLKALAKIRPGHLVPDIPRNAEPRTGLSMGEHAAVTARAWDVSREAQDALAATSHQRLAAAYDRGFFRDLVVPFRGLDRDQNLRPDSTAEKLAALRPVFGTDGPNPTMTAGNSTPLTDGAAVVLLASEEWAEARGLEPLAYLTAYETAAVDFVRGDVAGGEDGLLMAPAHAVPRMLERTGLALDDFDLIEVHEAFASQVLATLAAWEKRGLGPVDRDRLNVAGSSLATGHPFAATGARIVATLAKLLSEQSGPARGLISICAAGGQGVTAVLERS from the coding sequence ATGAGTGCCTCGGAGCCGACACGGCTGAAGCTGGTGGAAGCGTCGTCCTTCAGCCCGTCGGAGCCGCCGCGCGCCCGCCGCGTGGCGATCGTCGGCGGCACCCGGATCCCCTTCGCCCGCTCCGACGGTCCGTACGCCACCGCCTCCAACCAGGAGATGCTGACGGCCGCCGTGAACGGCCTGGCGATCCGCTACGGGCTCGACGTGCCCGGCGTCGTCGGCGAGGTCGTCACCGGCGCCGTCCTCAAGCACAGCCGCGACTTCAACCTCGCCCGCGAGACGGTCCTCGGCTCCAAGCTCGACGCCCGCACCCCGGCCTACGACATCCAGCAGGCGTGCGGCACCGGCCTCCAGGCCGTCATCGCCGCCGCCAACAAGATCGCCCTCGGCCAGACCGACTCGGCCATCGCGGGCGGCGCCGACACCGCGAGCGACGCCCCGCTCGGCGTCAACGACCGGCTGCGCCGCATCCTCCTCGAAGCCCGCCGGGCCAAGTCGGCGGGCGCCCGCCTCAAGGCCCTGGCGAAGATCCGCCCCGGCCATCTGGTCCCCGACATCCCGCGCAACGCCGAGCCCCGCACCGGTCTGTCCATGGGCGAGCACGCGGCGGTCACCGCCCGCGCCTGGGACGTCTCCCGCGAGGCCCAGGACGCGCTCGCGGCCACCAGCCACCAGCGGCTGGCCGCCGCCTACGACCGCGGCTTCTTCCGCGACCTGGTGGTCCCCTTCCGCGGCCTGGACCGCGACCAGAACCTCCGCCCCGACTCCACGGCCGAGAAACTCGCCGCGCTCAGACCGGTGTTCGGCACCGACGGCCCCAATCCCACGATGACGGCGGGCAATTCCACCCCGCTCACCGACGGCGCGGCGGTCGTCCTGCTCGCCTCCGAGGAGTGGGCCGAGGCGCGCGGCCTGGAACCGCTGGCGTATCTGACCGCGTACGAGACGGCGGCCGTGGACTTCGTGCGCGGCGATGTCGCGGGCGGCGAGGACGGCCTGCTGATGGCCCCCGCGCACGCCGTGCCGCGCATGCTGGAGCGCACCGGGCTCGCCCTCGACGACTTCGACCTGATCGAGGTCCACGAGGCGTTCGCCTCGCAGGTGCTGGCCACGCTCGCCGCCTGGGAGAAGCGGGGCCTCGGACCCGTCGACCGGGACCGGCTCAACGTGGCGGGCTCCTCGCTCGCGACCGGCCATCCGTTCGCCGCCACCGGCGCCCGGATCGTGGCGACCCTGGCCAAGCTGCTCTCCGAACAGAGCGGACCGGCGCGGGGGTTGATCTCGATCTGCGCGGCGGGCGGCCAGGGCGTCACGGCGGTGCTGGAACGGAGCTGA
- a CDS encoding TetR/AcrR family transcriptional regulator, with translation MGAVKTKRMPRAVREQQMLDAAVEIFGRRGYMAASMDEIAELAGVSKPLVYLYLNSKDDLFTACIRREAQALVAAVRSGIGPDQSADRQLWDGLLAFFAHTGAHPLSWSVLHLQARTHGETFAAEVTAMREEIVAFVTQLIVVAAREAHRDPDLPEREVAGLAEALVGAAESLAAWANASDSVTPRQAAATLMNFAWAGLSDLMRGNAWNPPAA, from the coding sequence ATGGGTGCCGTGAAGACCAAGCGGATGCCGCGTGCGGTCCGTGAACAGCAGATGCTGGACGCCGCCGTGGAGATCTTCGGCCGGCGCGGCTACATGGCCGCGTCCATGGATGAGATCGCCGAACTGGCGGGCGTCTCCAAGCCGTTGGTGTATCTGTACCTGAACTCCAAGGACGACCTCTTCACCGCCTGCATCCGGCGGGAGGCCCAGGCCCTGGTGGCGGCCGTACGCTCCGGCATCGGACCTGACCAGAGCGCCGACCGCCAGCTCTGGGACGGTCTGCTCGCCTTCTTCGCGCACACCGGCGCGCACCCGCTGTCCTGGTCCGTCCTGCACCTCCAGGCCCGCACCCACGGCGAGACGTTCGCCGCCGAGGTGACCGCGATGCGCGAGGAGATCGTCGCGTTCGTGACCCAGCTCATCGTCGTCGCCGCACGCGAGGCGCACCGCGATCCCGATCTGCCCGAGCGCGAGGTCGCCGGTCTCGCCGAGGCCCTGGTCGGCGCCGCCGAGTCCCTCGCGGCCTGGGCCAACGCCAGCGACTCCGTCACCCCGCGCCAGGCGGCGGCCACCCTGATGAACTTCGCCTGGGCGGGCCTGTCCGACCTGATGCGGGGCAACGCCTGGAATCCTCCGGCGGCTTGA